One window of the Conexibacter sp. SYSU D00693 genome contains the following:
- a CDS encoding CdaR family transcriptional regulator — MTTGLASTSPDTRMRRAIQGVAEDLMPSLDEAAVAMAVAIHDGIDELGGELHAETVHSCRANIGLVCMLMLEGADPRGATPPHEAIHYAREFVRRGLPIEALMRAYRIGHQVFWQRFLDALGTRFASHDELAEAVAFCSDWTFAYVDTVSAVISAAYVEERERWARSAAAMRADEVRAVLDGRQNDEAEASRRLRYELGRRHVGLVVWGEAPDDPDATMVVFERVAQEVARVAGGTDTLFVPLGSNVLGAWIGLREDPDLTAVAQLRPVAAGGAKVRVAVGEPSAGLEGFRRTHQEAQRARDVATLLRRQPGGCVRFSDVALNALLSADLDEARRFVARELGDLAAETDASRRLAATLKVFLEEGASFVRAARRLGVHENTIAYRVKRAGELLGHGLEERQLEVRVALQLADVLRRAGDES, encoded by the coding sequence GTGACCACGGGGCTTGCATCGACGTCGCCGGACACCCGCATGCGCCGGGCGATCCAGGGCGTCGCAGAGGACCTGATGCCGTCGCTGGACGAGGCGGCGGTCGCGATGGCCGTCGCCATCCACGACGGCATCGACGAGCTCGGCGGGGAGCTGCACGCCGAGACCGTGCACAGCTGCCGCGCCAACATCGGCCTGGTCTGCATGCTCATGCTCGAGGGTGCCGACCCGCGCGGGGCGACGCCCCCGCACGAGGCGATCCACTACGCGCGCGAGTTCGTGCGTCGCGGGCTGCCGATCGAGGCGCTCATGCGCGCCTACCGCATCGGCCACCAGGTCTTCTGGCAGCGCTTCCTCGACGCGCTCGGCACGCGCTTCGCCTCGCACGACGAGCTCGCCGAGGCCGTCGCCTTCTGCTCGGACTGGACCTTCGCCTACGTCGACACGGTCTCGGCGGTCATCAGCGCCGCCTACGTCGAGGAGCGCGAGCGCTGGGCACGCTCGGCCGCGGCGATGCGCGCCGACGAGGTGCGCGCGGTGCTCGACGGCCGCCAGAATGACGAGGCGGAGGCCTCGCGCCGGCTGCGCTACGAGCTGGGCCGACGCCACGTCGGGCTCGTCGTCTGGGGCGAGGCGCCCGACGACCCCGACGCGACGATGGTGGTCTTCGAGCGCGTGGCCCAGGAGGTCGCGCGCGTCGCCGGCGGGACGGACACGCTGTTCGTCCCGCTGGGCTCCAACGTCCTGGGCGCGTGGATCGGCCTGCGGGAGGACCCCGACCTGACGGCGGTCGCGCAGCTGCGCCCGGTCGCCGCGGGCGGCGCCAAGGTCCGCGTGGCGGTGGGCGAGCCGTCGGCGGGCCTCGAGGGCTTCCGGCGCACGCACCAGGAGGCCCAGCGGGCGCGCGACGTCGCGACGCTCCTGCGCCGCCAGCCCGGCGGGTGCGTGCGCTTCTCGGACGTCGCGCTCAACGCGCTGCTCAGCGCCGACCTCGACGAGGCGCGGCGCTTCGTGGCGCGCGAGCTCGGCGACCTGGCGGCGGAGACCGACGCGAGTCGCCGCCTGGCCGCGACGCTCAAGGTCTTCCTGGAGGAGGGCGCGAGCTTCGTGCGCGCGGCGCGCCGGCTCGGCGTCCACGAGAACACGATCGCCTACCGCGTCAAGCGAGCGGGCGAGCTCCTCGGCCACGGGCTGGAGGAGCGCCAGCTGGAGGTCCGGGTGGCCCTCCAGCTGGCGGACGTCCTGCGCCGCGCGGGCGACGAGTCCTAG
- a CDS encoding SDR family NAD(P)-dependent oxidoreductase — translation MSGRLDGRVAVITGAGKGIGEAIARRFAKEGATVVVSDLDEASAQRVASDVGGTAVACDVREDAQVAALVKTAVEQHGKLDVAVANAGVGIVKPVVESSYEDWRAVTSVNLDGVFSTLRHAGLQMAGNGGGSLVTIASVTGFAGSPLISSYAAAKAGAINLTKTTAVELRDLGVRANAICPGFIDTDLVKDRKSQFEEGLELDDFDAVIEQKQGRYGTPEEVAALAVFLASDRSAFCTGSAFVLDGGLTASLL, via the coding sequence GTGAGCGGCCGGCTGGACGGGCGCGTCGCGGTCATCACCGGCGCCGGCAAGGGCATCGGCGAGGCCATCGCGCGGCGCTTCGCCAAGGAGGGCGCGACGGTCGTCGTCTCCGACCTCGACGAGGCCAGCGCCCAGCGCGTCGCCTCCGACGTCGGCGGCACCGCCGTCGCCTGCGACGTCCGCGAGGACGCGCAGGTCGCCGCCCTCGTCAAGACCGCCGTCGAGCAGCACGGCAAGCTCGACGTCGCCGTCGCCAACGCCGGCGTCGGCATCGTCAAGCCGGTCGTCGAGAGCTCCTACGAGGACTGGCGTGCGGTGACGTCCGTCAACCTCGACGGCGTCTTCTCGACGCTGCGCCACGCGGGCCTGCAGATGGCCGGCAACGGCGGCGGCTCGCTCGTGACGATCGCCAGCGTCACCGGCTTCGCCGGCTCGCCGCTCATCTCGAGCTACGCGGCTGCCAAGGCGGGCGCGATCAACCTGACCAAGACGACCGCGGTCGAGCTGCGCGACCTCGGCGTCCGCGCCAACGCGATCTGCCCGGGCTTCATCGACACGGACCTGGTCAAGGACCGCAAGTCCCAGTTCGAGGAGGGCCTCGAGCTCGACGACTTCGACGCGGTCATCGAGCAGAAGCAGGGCCGCTACGGCACGCCCGAGGAGGTCGCCGCACTGGCGGTCTTCCTCGCGTCGGACCGCTCGGCGTTCTGCACCGGCAGCGCCTTCGTGCTCGACGGCGGCCTGACCGCCTCGCTGCTCTAG
- a CDS encoding SDR family NAD(P)-dependent oxidoreductase — protein MDEDLTGRCAHVTGAARGIGLAVAKRLAASGARVALSDVNEEGAKAAAAELGDQHLGLGCDVRSMSEVQAAMNATTEAFGQLDILVNNAGIEIGAPLHETSEEQFTLIFDINVVGVQRCTQAALPALLASKGNIVNMSSVAGLGGAPLLGAYCGTKAAVLRMTETYATELKAHGVRVNAVCPAFVDTVMVERLAPKVAAVTGLDFADVAKIKQGRMGTVEEVAEVVAFLASDEAAWTTGAHYVLDGGLTGSLL, from the coding sequence ATGGACGAGGACCTGACGGGCCGCTGTGCCCACGTGACCGGTGCCGCGAGAGGCATCGGACTGGCGGTCGCCAAGCGGTTGGCCGCCTCAGGCGCGCGCGTCGCGCTGTCGGACGTCAACGAGGAGGGCGCCAAGGCGGCCGCGGCCGAGCTGGGCGACCAGCACCTCGGCCTCGGGTGCGACGTGCGCTCGATGAGCGAGGTGCAGGCCGCGATGAACGCGACCACCGAGGCCTTCGGGCAGCTCGACATCCTCGTCAACAACGCCGGCATCGAGATCGGCGCGCCGCTGCACGAGACCAGCGAGGAGCAGTTCACGCTGATCTTCGACATCAACGTCGTCGGCGTGCAGCGCTGCACGCAGGCCGCGCTCCCGGCGCTGCTGGCCTCGAAGGGCAACATCGTGAACATGTCCTCCGTCGCCGGCCTCGGCGGCGCGCCGCTGCTGGGTGCCTACTGCGGCACGAAGGCCGCGGTGCTGCGGATGACCGAGACCTACGCCACCGAGCTCAAGGCCCACGGCGTCCGCGTCAACGCGGTCTGCCCCGCCTTCGTCGACACGGTCATGGTCGAGCGCCTCGCCCCGAAGGTCGCGGCGGTCACCGGGCTGGACTTCGCCGACGTGGCGAAGATCAAGCAGGGCCGCATGGGGACCGTCGAGGAGGTCGCCGAGGTCGTGGCGTTCCTCGCCTCCGACGAGGCGGCCTGGACGACCGGGGCCCACTACGTCCTGGACGGCGGCCTGACCGGGAGCCTCCTGTGA
- a CDS encoding alpha/beta hydrolase — protein MSLGLPPALVREQMRLAAKWMFSPTATWQQSRKRLDLLTRFPPPPPGTDVAPSTVGGVPVEWVTPKGGGGARRVLLYLHGGGYAVGSARSMRRPVALTAGAMGARACVVDYRLAPEHPHPAALEDARAVWDALLADGADPKAIAVAGDSAGANLSLVLALSLREAGQPLPGALGLICPWLDLTQEWVATRSDAPREPILTPDLIRRFTEATCAGGADPADPLVSPLRADLAGLPPMVVHSGADDLLVNDAAELERRARTAGVHVEHRRYDGLWHDFQLSSAFLSGAGRDASAAMGRMLARHLA, from the coding sequence ATGTCCCTGGGTCTCCCGCCCGCCCTCGTCCGCGAGCAGATGCGCCTCGCCGCGAAGTGGATGTTCTCGCCTACCGCGACGTGGCAGCAGTCGCGCAAGCGCCTGGACCTCCTGACGCGCTTCCCGCCCCCGCCGCCGGGCACCGACGTCGCGCCGTCGACCGTCGGCGGCGTGCCGGTCGAGTGGGTGACGCCCAAGGGCGGTGGCGGCGCGCGGCGCGTGCTCCTGTACCTCCACGGCGGCGGCTACGCCGTCGGGAGCGCGAGGTCGATGCGCCGTCCCGTCGCGCTGACCGCCGGCGCGATGGGCGCGCGGGCCTGCGTCGTCGACTACCGCCTCGCGCCCGAGCACCCGCACCCGGCCGCGCTCGAGGACGCGCGCGCCGTGTGGGACGCGCTGCTGGCCGACGGCGCCGACCCCAAGGCGATCGCGGTCGCCGGCGACTCCGCGGGCGCGAACCTCTCGCTCGTCCTCGCCCTGTCGCTGCGCGAGGCCGGCCAGCCGCTGCCCGGCGCCCTCGGCCTCATCTGCCCGTGGCTCGACCTCACGCAGGAGTGGGTCGCGACGCGCTCGGACGCCCCGCGCGAGCCGATCCTGACCCCGGACCTCATCCGCCGCTTCACCGAGGCGACGTGCGCCGGCGGCGCCGACCCGGCCGACCCTCTCGTCTCCCCGCTGCGCGCCGACCTCGCCGGCCTCCCGCCGATGGTCGTCCACTCCGGCGCCGACGACCTCCTGGTCAACGACGCCGCCGAGCTCGAGCGCCGCGCCCGCACCGCCGGGGTGCACGTCGAGCACCGCCGCTACGACGGCCTCTGGCACGACTTCCAGCTCTCCTCCGCGTTCCTCTCGGGCGCTGGGCGTGACGCGTCGGCGGCGATGGGGCGGATGCTGGCGCGGCACCTGGCCTAG
- a CDS encoding penicillin acylase family protein — protein MSRVSAAVLGAIASLCALAVPATASAADGRYDVTVARSQYGIPHIKAKDLASGAYGYARAIAQDNVCTLAEVYVTVNAQRSRWFGPNGSYEIRGNGSRANNLNSDFFYQRINDERRIERLLDVAPPVGPRAELKQGVKGFVAGWNDWLEEVGGRDGIPDPTCRGEAWVRPITEMDVWRRFYQLSLLASSGVAIDGIAGARPLVGGTEADALKAARALKPGELDERLGGLGSNAYGLGKDATASGHGIVYGNPHFPWQGPERFYQAHLTIPGKMDVMGGSLLGVPLINIGFTHGVAWSHTVSTARRFIPYELRLVPGSATSYVVDGQVKRMKARRVTVEAKRGGTVQKVSRTLYSDAEGRPVLTSILGLPVFPWTPERAYVLEDANDDNFGRLLNHFYEINQAQSVDDVEAVLEKYQGIPWVNTIAADTAGNAYYADIGSIPNIPESKRQACQTVLGVVTQVLQRLIVLDGSRSSCLPGTDSDAIVPGILGRSKMPSLRRSDHVSNMNDSYWLTNPDQPLEGFPLVIGDERTARSLRTRVGIRQIQDRLAGRDGLPGNRFDVDDVRAIGMGNRVFGGEVWRDDLVRLCRTLPLAVSLAGPVDVSKACDVLARWDLQEDLDSRGALLFRRFVTRLTGLLPIPLPYPAGPFAEPFDAQDPVGTPKGLSTLNPLTMDALGQAVKDLQGAGLALDAPLRDGAAVTRRGERIPIPGGPGGGGQFNVITPRWNAKRGYVDVDHGSSYVQAVELTPGCPKAHTILTYGESTNPASEHSSDQTKLFSEGKWVTPPFCAKDLKADRSLVTTHVVRRAAGDPLGTVAFTEARGNARPRLVLQLKRAARVVVSVKQGTKVVRRIVRTKLPAGERVLKPRLRTGAQTVTITTKAGRRSAQVRLRVQQPR, from the coding sequence ATGTCCAGGGTCTCCGCCGCCGTCCTGGGGGCGATCGCGTCGCTGTGCGCGCTCGCCGTCCCGGCCACCGCCTCCGCCGCCGACGGGCGCTACGACGTCACCGTCGCGCGCTCGCAGTACGGCATCCCGCACATCAAGGCCAAGGACCTGGCCAGCGGCGCGTACGGCTACGCGAGGGCGATCGCGCAGGACAACGTCTGCACGCTCGCCGAGGTCTACGTCACGGTCAACGCGCAGCGCTCGCGGTGGTTCGGCCCGAACGGCAGCTACGAGATCCGCGGCAACGGCTCGCGCGCGAACAACCTCAACTCGGACTTCTTCTACCAGCGCATCAACGACGAGCGGCGCATCGAGCGCCTGCTCGACGTGGCGCCGCCGGTCGGCCCGCGCGCGGAGCTCAAGCAGGGCGTGAAGGGCTTCGTCGCGGGCTGGAACGACTGGCTGGAGGAGGTCGGCGGGCGCGACGGCATCCCGGACCCGACGTGCCGCGGTGAGGCCTGGGTGCGGCCCATCACCGAGATGGACGTCTGGCGGCGCTTCTACCAGCTGTCGCTGCTGGCCTCGTCGGGCGTCGCCATCGACGGCATCGCCGGCGCCAGGCCACTGGTCGGCGGCACGGAGGCCGACGCCCTGAAGGCGGCCCGCGCGCTCAAGCCGGGCGAGCTCGACGAGCGCCTCGGCGGCCTGGGCTCCAACGCCTACGGCCTGGGCAAGGACGCGACGGCCAGCGGCCACGGCATCGTCTACGGCAACCCCCACTTCCCGTGGCAGGGCCCCGAGCGCTTCTACCAGGCGCACCTCACGATCCCCGGCAAGATGGACGTGATGGGCGGCTCGCTGCTGGGCGTCCCGCTCATCAACATCGGCTTCACCCACGGCGTCGCCTGGAGCCACACCGTGTCGACCGCGCGGCGCTTCATCCCCTACGAGCTGCGCCTCGTCCCGGGCAGTGCGACGTCCTACGTCGTCGACGGCCAGGTCAAGCGGATGAAGGCCCGCCGCGTGACCGTCGAGGCCAAGCGCGGCGGCACCGTCCAGAAGGTCTCGCGCACCCTGTACAGCGACGCGGAGGGCCGCCCGGTCCTGACGTCGATCCTCGGCCTGCCGGTGTTCCCGTGGACGCCCGAGCGGGCGTACGTCCTCGAGGACGCCAACGACGACAACTTCGGGCGCCTGCTCAACCACTTCTACGAGATCAACCAGGCCCAGTCGGTCGACGACGTCGAGGCGGTGCTCGAGAAGTACCAGGGCATCCCGTGGGTCAACACGATCGCCGCCGACACCGCTGGCAACGCCTACTACGCGGACATCGGCTCGATCCCCAACATCCCCGAGAGCAAGCGCCAGGCGTGCCAGACCGTCCTCGGCGTCGTGACCCAGGTGCTCCAGCGCCTCATCGTCCTCGACGGCTCGCGCTCGTCGTGCCTGCCGGGCACCGACAGCGACGCGATCGTCCCGGGCATCCTCGGCCGGTCGAAGATGCCGTCGCTGCGCCGCAGCGACCACGTGTCGAACATGAACGACTCGTACTGGCTGACCAACCCCGATCAGCCGCTCGAGGGCTTCCCGCTGGTCATCGGCGACGAGCGCACCGCGCGCAGCCTGCGCACCCGGGTGGGCATCCGCCAGATCCAGGACCGGCTCGCCGGCCGCGACGGCCTGCCCGGCAACCGCTTCGACGTGGACGACGTCCGCGCCATCGGCATGGGCAACCGCGTCTTCGGCGGCGAGGTGTGGCGCGACGACCTCGTCCGGCTCTGCCGCACGCTGCCGCTGGCCGTGTCCCTCGCCGGCCCGGTCGACGTCTCCAAGGCCTGCGACGTCCTGGCCAGGTGGGACCTCCAGGAGGACCTCGACTCCCGCGGCGCGCTGCTGTTCCGGCGCTTCGTCACGCGCCTCACCGGCCTGCTGCCGATCCCGCTCCCCTACCCGGCCGGCCCGTTCGCCGAGCCGTTCGACGCGCAGGACCCCGTCGGGACGCCCAAGGGCCTGAGCACGCTCAACCCGCTGACGATGGACGCCCTGGGCCAGGCCGTGAAGGACCTCCAGGGGGCGGGTCTCGCGCTCGACGCGCCGCTGCGCGACGGCGCCGCCGTCACCCGGCGCGGCGAGCGCATCCCCATCCCGGGCGGACCCGGCGGCGGCGGCCAGTTCAACGTCATCACGCCCCGCTGGAACGCCAAGCGCGGCTACGTCGACGTCGACCACGGCTCGAGCTACGTCCAGGCCGTCGAGCTGACGCCCGGCTGCCCGAAGGCCCACACGATCCTCACCTACGGCGAGTCGACCAACCCCGCCTCGGAGCACTCGAGCGACCAGACCAAGCTCTTCTCCGAGGGCAAGTGGGTCACGCCGCCCTTCTGCGCGAAGGACCTCAAGGCCGACCGGTCGCTGGTGACGACGCACGTCGTGCGTCGGGCGGCCGGCGACCCGCTCGGGACCGTCGCCTTCACCGAAGCGCGCGGCAACGCCCGCCCGCGGCTGGTGCTCCAGCTCAAGCGCGCCGCCCGCGTCGTCGTGTCCGTCAAGCAGGGCACGAAGGTCGTCCGGCGCATCGTGCGCACGAAGCTCCCCGCCGGCGAGCGCGTGCTCAAGCCCCGTCTGCGCACCGGGGCGCAGACGGTGACGATCACGACGAAGGCGGGCCGCCGGTCGGCGCAGGTGCGCCTGAGGGTGCAGCAGCCGCGGTGA
- a CDS encoding mechanosensitive ion channel family protein — protein sequence MDAGLVIAAVSDARARSVCGEDPGWFCRQVLDWTGDRTWAEAADFLIGKPLSILLVLVIAVVVNRLARRGVKRALRTLQSGTVQERLGAVRRATPDALLETTEHSLRAEQRIEALASVLRSLITFVIFAVAAFMALGEIGIELGPLIAGAGILGVALGFGSQSLVKDFLSGIFILIEDQFGVGDIVDLDGETSGTVEAVSLRTTRLRSVDGTVWHVPNGEIRRVGNKSQHWSRALLDVEVAYGTDLAEAQRVLKDVAHAVAAEDHAVLEEPEVWGVERFSPSGVVLRMVVKTTPSEQYRISRILREQVKLAFDGAGIEIPHAVTVTAAAAPSGAPAPTGGPPSS from the coding sequence ATGGACGCGGGACTGGTCATCGCCGCGGTCTCCGACGCACGCGCGCGCTCCGTCTGCGGCGAGGACCCCGGGTGGTTCTGCCGCCAGGTCCTCGACTGGACGGGCGATCGCACGTGGGCGGAGGCGGCCGACTTCCTCATCGGCAAGCCGCTGTCGATCCTCCTCGTCCTCGTCATCGCGGTCGTCGTGAACCGGCTGGCGCGGCGCGGGGTCAAGCGGGCGCTGCGGACGCTGCAGTCGGGCACGGTCCAGGAGCGGCTGGGCGCCGTGCGCCGGGCGACGCCCGACGCGCTGCTCGAGACGACGGAGCACAGCCTGCGCGCCGAGCAGCGCATCGAGGCGCTGGCCAGCGTCCTGCGCTCGCTCATCACCTTCGTGATCTTCGCCGTGGCGGCGTTCATGGCGCTGGGCGAGATCGGCATCGAGCTCGGGCCGCTCATCGCCGGCGCCGGGATCCTCGGCGTGGCGCTGGGCTTCGGCTCGCAGTCGCTGGTCAAGGACTTCCTCTCGGGGATCTTCATCCTCATCGAGGACCAGTTCGGCGTCGGCGACATCGTCGACCTCGACGGCGAGACCTCGGGCACCGTCGAGGCCGTCAGCCTGCGCACGACGCGGCTGCGGTCCGTCGACGGGACGGTCTGGCACGTGCCCAACGGCGAGATCCGCCGCGTGGGCAACAAGAGCCAGCACTGGTCGCGGGCGCTGCTCGACGTCGAGGTCGCCTACGGCACCGACCTGGCCGAGGCGCAGCGGGTCCTCAAGGACGTCGCCCACGCCGTCGCCGCGGAGGACCACGCCGTGCTCGAGGAGCCCGAGGTGTGGGGCGTCGAGCGCTTCTCCCCGAGCGGCGTCGTCCTGCGCATGGTGGTCAAGACGACGCCGTCCGAGCAGTACCGCATCAGCCGGATCCTGCGCGAGCAGGTCAAGCTGGCCTTCGACGGCGCGGGGATCGAGATCCCGCACGCCGTCACGGTCACCGCGGCTGCTGCACCCTCAGGCGCACCTGCGCCGACCGGCGGCCCGCCTTCGTCGTGA
- a CDS encoding AarF/UbiB family protein, producing MARPDVPPALQRLLEAGTALARRSSAAQVALGRLHGVVDPAALPSEVQAGVAAELEAAHRRSAQPIAERDVDSALKKAWGDRPGKVLDAFDEAPAQVLPHGQVHHGEHDGTQVAITVLRPGLAQLVRSDLALLDLIAGPLGAVLPRLDAGAVLREVRERALDELDLEHEAGAQRRAARALRRAGLGIRVAPPVTDLCAHDVAVAERIDGPTLLDAAPEDPGAVARAIVRLAAGAPRELGVVLADLRADEVVVDGDEVVVRRVGAAREVDAQRLDACRDAVAALRADDAAAFGAAVARTGVLDAEDAERAHALLRDVAGDLLEGPATLDAAAVRRVSEAALRRVGDLFALAQVARPDPADLWAGRAFAQAVALLARLEATEDWLALVLEAFDEGWTTS from the coding sequence ATGGCGCGTCCCGACGTCCCGCCCGCCCTCCAACGGCTGCTCGAGGCCGGCACCGCGCTGGCCCGGCGCTCGTCCGCCGCGCAGGTCGCGCTCGGCCGCCTGCACGGTGTGGTCGACCCGGCGGCGCTGCCGTCCGAGGTGCAGGCCGGCGTGGCCGCAGAGCTCGAGGCCGCGCACCGCCGCAGCGCCCAGCCCATCGCCGAGCGCGACGTGGACAGCGCGCTGAAGAAGGCGTGGGGCGACCGGCCGGGCAAGGTGCTCGACGCCTTCGACGAGGCGCCCGCCCAGGTGCTGCCCCACGGCCAGGTCCACCACGGCGAGCACGACGGCACCCAGGTGGCGATCACCGTCCTGCGTCCGGGCCTCGCGCAGCTCGTGCGCAGCGACCTCGCGCTGCTGGACCTGATCGCGGGCCCACTCGGCGCGGTCCTGCCGCGGCTGGACGCCGGCGCCGTGCTGCGGGAGGTCCGCGAGCGCGCGCTCGACGAGCTCGACCTCGAGCACGAGGCGGGCGCCCAGCGCCGTGCCGCCCGCGCGCTGCGCCGCGCCGGCCTCGGGATCCGCGTCGCGCCACCCGTCACCGACCTCTGCGCCCACGACGTCGCCGTCGCGGAGCGCATCGACGGCCCGACGCTGCTCGACGCCGCCCCCGAGGACCCGGGCGCGGTCGCCCGCGCGATCGTCCGCCTCGCCGCCGGCGCGCCCCGCGAGCTCGGGGTCGTCCTCGCCGACCTGCGCGCCGACGAGGTCGTGGTCGACGGCGACGAGGTGGTCGTCCGCCGCGTCGGCGCGGCTCGCGAGGTCGACGCCCAGCGCCTGGACGCCTGCCGGGACGCCGTCGCCGCCCTGCGCGCCGACGACGCCGCGGCGTTCGGCGCCGCGGTCGCCCGCACCGGGGTCCTGGACGCGGAGGACGCCGAGCGCGCCCACGCACTGCTGCGCGACGTCGCGGGCGACCTCCTCGAGGGCCCGGCGACGCTCGACGCCGCTGCCGTGCGACGCGTGTCGGAGGCCGCGCTGCGGCGGGTCGGCGACCTGTTCGCGCTCGCCCAGGTCGCCCGCCCGGACCCCGCGGACCTGTGGGCGGGCCGTGCCTTCGCCCAGGCCGTCGCGCTGCTGGCCCGCCTCGAGGCGACCGAGGACTGGCTGGCGCTGGTCCTCGAGGCCTTCGACGAGGGCTGGACGACCTCCTGA